In a single window of the Candidatus Rokuibacteriota bacterium genome:
- a CDS encoding alcohol dehydrogenase catalytic domain-containing protein gives MPEPGPGEIVMRIEAALTCGTDVKVLRRGHPVMIPHVPTVFGHEFAGTVARAGRGVSDFREGDRVVAANSAPCGACRCCRAGRQNLCEDLLFVNGGYGEYIALPPRLVASNVVRLGPSLPARRAAFAEPLACALLGIERGRVEKGMTVAVIGHGPLGCLLALVAAQRGARALLVGKPGWRLDRVRGLGIAECLDAGQSPSLAALLRDVTGGRGVDVAVDATGRPEVWEQAVAAAGRGGTVVFFGGCAPGTTVAVDTRRVHYEELALVGAFHHTPALIRQAVALLESEAVVPDGLLTHTMGLADVREALGLMERGRALKVLIEPYTA, from the coding sequence GTGCCGGAGCCGGGGCCGGGCGAGATCGTCATGAGGATCGAGGCCGCGCTGACCTGCGGCACAGACGTCAAGGTGCTGCGCCGCGGTCATCCCGTGATGATCCCGCACGTGCCGACCGTGTTCGGCCACGAGTTCGCCGGCACCGTCGCGCGCGCGGGACGCGGGGTAAGCGACTTTCGTGAAGGGGATCGTGTCGTCGCCGCCAACTCGGCGCCCTGCGGCGCCTGTCGCTGCTGCCGGGCGGGGCGCCAGAACCTCTGTGAGGATCTCCTCTTCGTCAATGGCGGCTACGGGGAATACATCGCGCTCCCGCCGCGGCTCGTCGCCTCCAATGTGGTCCGACTGGGCCCGTCGCTGCCCGCGCGCCGCGCGGCCTTCGCCGAGCCGCTGGCCTGCGCGCTCCTGGGGATCGAGCGCGGCCGGGTCGAGAAGGGCATGACGGTGGCGGTGATCGGCCACGGGCCGCTCGGCTGTCTTCTCGCCCTCGTGGCGGCCCAGCGGGGCGCGCGGGCGCTCCTCGTCGGCAAGCCCGGGTGGCGTCTCGACCGGGTCAGGGGCCTCGGGATCGCCGAGTGCCTCGACGCCGGCCAGTCGCCGAGCCTCGCGGCTCTCCTGCGCGACGTCACGGGCGGCCGCGGCGTGGACGTGGCCGTGGACGCCACGGGCCGGCCCGAGGTCTGGGAGCAGGCCGTGGCTGCTGCCGGCCGGGGAGGGACCGTGGTATTCTTTGGCGGCTGCGCTCCGGGCACCACCGTGGCCGTGGACACCCGGCGCGTGCACTACGAAGAACTGGCGCTGGTCGGGGCATTCCACCACACGCCGGCCTTGATCAGGCAGGCGGTGGCGCTGCTGGAGTCGGAGGCCGTGGTGCCCGACGGGCTCCTGACCCACACCATGGGCCTGGCGGACGTGCGGGAGGCCCTCGGCCTCATGGAGCGGGGCCGGGCGCTCAAGGTGCTGATCGAGCCGTACACAGCCTGA